In Acomys russatus chromosome 9, mAcoRus1.1, whole genome shotgun sequence, the following are encoded in one genomic region:
- the Atp5f1c gene encoding ATP synthase subunit gamma, mitochondrial isoform X2 yields the protein MFSRASVVGLSACALQPQWIQVRNMATLKDITRRLKSIKNIQKITKSMKMVAAAKYARAERELKPARVYGTGSLALYEKADIKGPEDKKKHLLIGVSSDRGLCGAIHSSVAKQMKNEVATLSAAGKEVMIVGIGEKIRGILYRTHSDQFLVAFKDVGRKPPTFGDASVIALELLNSGYEFDEGSIIFNQFKSVISYKTEEKPIFSLNTIASAESMSIYDDTDADVLQNYQEYNLANIIYYSLKESTTSEQSARMTAMDNASRNASDMIDKLTLTFNRTRQAVITKELIEIISGAAAL from the exons GATCCAAGTTCGAAACATGGCAACTTTAAAAGATA TCACCCGGAGACTGAAGTCCAtcaaaaacatccagaaaattaCCAAGTCTATGAAGATGGTGGCTGCTGCAAAGTACGCCCGGGCTGAGCGAGAGCTGAAGCCAGCTCGAGTGTATGGAACAGGCTCCTTAG CTCTGTATGAGAAGGCGGATATTAAGGGACCTGAGGACAAGAAGAAACACCTCCTTATCGGCGTGTCCTCAGATCGAGGGCTTTGCGGGGCCATTCATTCCTCAGTGGCTAAACAGATGAAGAATGAGGTGGCCACCCTCTCAGCAGCTGGAAAAGAGGTTATGATTGTTGGGATTGGTGAAAAGATCAGGGGCATACTTTATAG GACTCACTCTGACCAGTTTTTGGTGGCATTCAAAGATGTGGGACGGAAGCCTCCTACTTTTGGAGACGCGTCAGTCATTGCCCTTGAGTTGTTAAATTCTGGATATGAGTTTGATGAAGGCTCTATCATTTTTAATCAGTTCAA GTCTGTTATCTCctacaagacagaagaaaagcccATCTTCTCCCTGAATACCATTGCATCTGCTG AGAGCATGAGCATTTATGATGACACTGATGCTGATGTGCTGCAGAATTACCAGGAATACAATCTGGCCAACATCATCTACTACTCCCTGAAGGAGTCCACCACCAGTGAGCAGAGTGCCAGGATGACGGCCATGGACAACGCCAGCAGGAACGCTT cTGATATGATTGACAAATTGACGTTGACGTTCAATCGCACCCGCCAGGCTGTTATCACAAAGGAGTTGATTGAAATCATCTCTGGGGCTGCTGCTCT GTAA
- the Atp5f1c gene encoding ATP synthase subunit gamma, mitochondrial isoform X1, producing MFSRASVVGLSACALQPQWIQVRNMATLKDITRRLKSIKNIQKITKSMKMVAAAKYARAERELKPARVYGTGSLALYEKADIKGPEDKKKHLLIGVSSDRGLCGAIHSSVAKQMKNEVATLSAAGKEVMIVGIGEKIRGILYRTHSDQFLVAFKDVGRKPPTFGDASVIALELLNSGYEFDEGSIIFNQFKSVISYKTEEKPIFSLNTIASAESMSIYDDTDADVLQNYQEYNLANIIYYSLKESTTSEQSARMTAMDNASRNASDMIDKLTLTFNRTRQAVITKELIEIISGAAALD from the exons GATCCAAGTTCGAAACATGGCAACTTTAAAAGATA TCACCCGGAGACTGAAGTCCAtcaaaaacatccagaaaattaCCAAGTCTATGAAGATGGTGGCTGCTGCAAAGTACGCCCGGGCTGAGCGAGAGCTGAAGCCAGCTCGAGTGTATGGAACAGGCTCCTTAG CTCTGTATGAGAAGGCGGATATTAAGGGACCTGAGGACAAGAAGAAACACCTCCTTATCGGCGTGTCCTCAGATCGAGGGCTTTGCGGGGCCATTCATTCCTCAGTGGCTAAACAGATGAAGAATGAGGTGGCCACCCTCTCAGCAGCTGGAAAAGAGGTTATGATTGTTGGGATTGGTGAAAAGATCAGGGGCATACTTTATAG GACTCACTCTGACCAGTTTTTGGTGGCATTCAAAGATGTGGGACGGAAGCCTCCTACTTTTGGAGACGCGTCAGTCATTGCCCTTGAGTTGTTAAATTCTGGATATGAGTTTGATGAAGGCTCTATCATTTTTAATCAGTTCAA GTCTGTTATCTCctacaagacagaagaaaagcccATCTTCTCCCTGAATACCATTGCATCTGCTG AGAGCATGAGCATTTATGATGACACTGATGCTGATGTGCTGCAGAATTACCAGGAATACAATCTGGCCAACATCATCTACTACTCCCTGAAGGAGTCCACCACCAGTGAGCAGAGTGCCAGGATGACGGCCATGGACAACGCCAGCAGGAACGCTT cTGATATGATTGACAAATTGACGTTGACGTTCAATCGCACCCGCCAGGCTGTTATCACAAAGGAGTTGATTGAAATCATCTCTGGGGCTGCTGCTCT GGATTAA
- the Atp5f1c gene encoding ATP synthase subunit gamma, mitochondrial isoform X3 — MFSRASVVGLSACALQPQWIQVRNMATLKDITRRLKSIKNIQKITKSMKMVAAAKYARAERELKPARVYGTGSLALYEKADIKGPEDKKKHLLIGVSSDRGLCGAIHSSVAKQMKNEVATLSAAGKEVMIVGIGEKIRGILYRTHSDQFLVAFKDVGRKPPTFGDASVIALELLNSGYEFDEGSIIFNQFKSVISYKTEEKPIFSLNTIASAESMSIYDDTDADVLQNYQEYNLANIIYYSLKESTTSEQSARMTAMDNASRNASDMIDKLTLTFNRTRQAVITKELIEIISGAAAL; from the exons GATCCAAGTTCGAAACATGGCAACTTTAAAAGATA TCACCCGGAGACTGAAGTCCAtcaaaaacatccagaaaattaCCAAGTCTATGAAGATGGTGGCTGCTGCAAAGTACGCCCGGGCTGAGCGAGAGCTGAAGCCAGCTCGAGTGTATGGAACAGGCTCCTTAG CTCTGTATGAGAAGGCGGATATTAAGGGACCTGAGGACAAGAAGAAACACCTCCTTATCGGCGTGTCCTCAGATCGAGGGCTTTGCGGGGCCATTCATTCCTCAGTGGCTAAACAGATGAAGAATGAGGTGGCCACCCTCTCAGCAGCTGGAAAAGAGGTTATGATTGTTGGGATTGGTGAAAAGATCAGGGGCATACTTTATAG GACTCACTCTGACCAGTTTTTGGTGGCATTCAAAGATGTGGGACGGAAGCCTCCTACTTTTGGAGACGCGTCAGTCATTGCCCTTGAGTTGTTAAATTCTGGATATGAGTTTGATGAAGGCTCTATCATTTTTAATCAGTTCAA GTCTGTTATCTCctacaagacagaagaaaagcccATCTTCTCCCTGAATACCATTGCATCTGCTG AGAGCATGAGCATTTATGATGACACTGATGCTGATGTGCTGCAGAATTACCAGGAATACAATCTGGCCAACATCATCTACTACTCCCTGAAGGAGTCCACCACCAGTGAGCAGAGTGCCAGGATGACGGCCATGGACAACGCCAGCAGGAACGCTT cTGATATGATTGACAAATTGACGTTGACGTTCAATCGCACCCGCCAGGCTGTTATCACAAAGGAGTTGATTGAAATCATCTCTGGGGCTGCTGCTCTGTGA